From one Kiritimatiellia bacterium genomic stretch:
- a CDS encoding OmpA family protein, translating into MKKFLMAGLLIGAGLTVAWPSFAETAPQSEEIPPWYLGLGGGYINFEGDEATKSGGFIQLKIGYDYNPRWSFEGSLLVFPKLNRNTVYDYDANNVPHPRKGLDGESTWALGLAADALFHIIAADDRHWDPYFRVGVGGNYFQREREDCWRIDPVLRYGGGLAYHFNPEWSLAVDLMCASPIHKERDAIEFNFMPSVGVNWKWGAHVPAKYVVSGGPLDSDGDGLSDAEELQLGTDPHNPDTDGDGLTDGEEVKKYLTDPLNPDTDYDGLKDGAEVYNYKTNPLVRDTDAGGVADGHEVIEDGTNPLDPSDDLLLFTLHIEFETDKAVIRSQYFADLNKIGKVLARDPGATARIEGHADKRKTSVFKYNMELSARRAAAVRDYLHKNFNIPVSRMKPVGYGYTRPLAPNDSVNGNEKNRRVEVYIRKGSEQAAAQPAAKPEAGKP; encoded by the coding sequence ATGAAAAAGTTTCTGATGGCGGGCTTGTTAATCGGGGCGGGTTTAACGGTTGCATGGCCTTCATTTGCGGAAACCGCGCCGCAGAGCGAGGAGATTCCGCCGTGGTACCTCGGGCTCGGCGGCGGTTATATCAATTTTGAAGGCGACGAGGCCACCAAATCCGGGGGCTTTATCCAGTTGAAAATCGGCTATGATTACAATCCCCGCTGGTCATTTGAAGGCTCTCTCCTCGTTTTTCCCAAATTGAACCGCAATACCGTTTATGACTATGACGCCAATAATGTGCCGCATCCCCGGAAAGGGCTTGACGGCGAGTCCACATGGGCGCTCGGCTTGGCTGCGGACGCGCTTTTTCACATCATTGCCGCCGATGACCGCCACTGGGATCCGTATTTCCGGGTGGGTGTGGGTGGAAATTATTTCCAGCGCGAACGCGAGGACTGCTGGCGGATTGACCCCGTTCTGCGTTACGGCGGCGGTTTGGCTTATCACTTTAATCCGGAATGGTCCCTCGCTGTGGATTTGATGTGCGCTTCGCCGATCCACAAGGAACGGGATGCCATTGAGTTTAATTTCATGCCGAGCGTCGGCGTCAATTGGAAATGGGGCGCGCATGTCCCCGCGAAATACGTGGTTTCCGGCGGCCCGCTTGACAGCGACGGCGACGGTCTTTCCGATGCCGAGGAGCTTCAACTGGGCACCGACCCGCATAATCCCGACACGGACGGCGACGGTTTGACGGATGGGGAGGAAGTCAAAAAATATTTGACCGATCCCCTGAATCCGGATACCGACTATGACGGTCTGAAAGACGGCGCCGAAGTGTACAATTATAAAACCAATCCGCTTGTGCGCGATACCGACGCCGGTGGCGTGGCCGACGGCCATGAGGTCATTGAAGACGGCACCAATCCGCTGGATCCCAGCGACGACCTTTTGCTGTTCACCCTCCATATTGAATTTGAAACCGACAAAGCAGTCATTCGCAGCCAGTATTTTGCCGACCTGAACAAGATTGGCAAGGTGCTTGCCCGCGATCCGGGCGCAACCGCCCGCATTGAAGGCCATGCCGACAAGCGCAAAACTTCGGTTTTCAAATACAACATGGAGCTTTCCGCGCGCCGCGCCGCGGCCGTCCGGGATTACCTCCACAAAAACTTCAATATCCCGGTCAGTCGCATGAAGCCGGTCGGCTACGGTTATACCCGGCCGCTGGCGCCCAATGATTCCGTCAACGGCAATGAGAAGAACCGGCGCGTGGAAGTCTATATCCGCAAAGGTTCGGAACAGGCCGCCGCCCAACCTGCCGCCAAGCCGGAAGCCGGCAAACCGTAA
- a CDS encoding aspartate-semialdehyde dehydrogenase, with translation MKKHKVGIVGIGAVGAEMIRVLRQRNFPVEEIRILARSERDEVIDGETFHVIPASPEAFQGLDFAFFAGTEGAKGASQQFGWPAVEKGVIVIDNGDDFRMDSRVPLVIPEINPQALDKHNGFIANPNCSSIIVLMALAPLHRVARIRRFVVSTYQAVSGTGRPAMVELEQQVRDYAAGKELKHSVYPHQIAFNLIPKIGGPKDELPGYTSEELKMLKETRKIFEDKRIRVCATCVRVPVLNGHCAAVNIEFDRPMTVDEARAILAKSPGVVVYDNLPADEYPMPVKISGQDNVYVGRIRPDESVKNGLALFVSGDNIRKGAATNAVQIAEHLIASGK, from the coding sequence ATGAAAAAACACAAGGTCGGCATAGTCGGCATAGGCGCGGTTGGGGCCGAAATGATCCGCGTCCTCCGCCAACGCAATTTCCCGGTTGAGGAAATAAGGATTTTGGCGCGTTCAGAACGGGATGAGGTCATTGACGGCGAAACCTTTCATGTTATCCCGGCTTCGCCGGAGGCTTTCCAGGGATTGGATTTTGCCTTTTTCGCCGGCACTGAAGGGGCGAAAGGCGCGTCCCAGCAGTTCGGCTGGCCCGCGGTTGAAAAGGGCGTCATTGTTATTGATAACGGCGATGATTTCCGCATGGATTCACGCGTGCCCCTCGTGATACCGGAAATCAATCCGCAGGCATTGGACAAGCACAATGGTTTTATCGCCAATCCGAATTGCAGCAGCATCATAGTGTTGATGGCCTTAGCCCCTCTGCACCGGGTGGCGCGCATCCGCCGGTTTGTGGTGAGCACCTACCAGGCCGTCTCCGGAACGGGCCGGCCGGCGATGGTGGAACTTGAGCAGCAGGTCCGGGACTATGCCGCCGGCAAAGAACTGAAACATTCCGTCTATCCCCACCAGATCGCCTTCAACCTGATCCCCAAAATCGGCGGGCCGAAAGACGAGCTTCCGGGATATACCAGCGAAGAGCTGAAAATGCTGAAGGAGACCCGCAAGATATTTGAGGATAAAAGAATCAGGGTTTGCGCCACCTGCGTGCGCGTGCCGGTACTGAACGGACACTGCGCGGCCGTTAACATTGAATTTGACCGCCCGATGACCGTGGACGAGGCCCGCGCCATCCTGGCCAAGTCGCCCGGCGTGGTGGTTTACGATAACCTGCCGGCCGATGAGTATCCGATGCCGGTCAAAATTTCCGGCCAGGATAACGTTTACGTCGGCCGGATCCGCCCCGATGAAAGCGTCAAGAACGGGCTGGCGCTGTTTGTCAGCGGAGACAATATCCGCAAGGGCGCGGCCACCAACGCGGTCCAGATTGCCGAGCATCTGATTGCGTCCGGCAAGTGA
- a CDS encoding AraC family transcriptional regulator, translating into MDKTIAKITVFRETRFRTPGVYERRAGLWVDRIGSARDAGKDLCRLRILGQCAVVAVESGAGVLITQSGGRYPVQAGDAFLLLPEEPAVYGPDRTWFSRWILWNGPLATTQLDIAGLGCRGPVLHRAAEIVRPSFYELLRLMDIEDRAAALERQAVILNMLAGLFRLQSAGNFKASGPGLEAAIGHIRRRLGARLTVGELAAVSRLSVPHFRRMFRRHTGRSPVEFIMAARISRAKDLLLRGASIKEAAEETGFADQFYFMRVFRNVAGQTAGEFIRGMPRAPARQGGGGL; encoded by the coding sequence ATGGACAAAACAATCGCAAAGATAACTGTCTTCCGCGAAACGCGGTTCCGGACGCCCGGCGTTTATGAGCGCCGGGCCGGACTATGGGTGGACCGTATCGGCAGCGCGCGGGACGCGGGAAAAGACCTTTGCCGGCTGCGCATTCTGGGACAGTGCGCGGTTGTGGCGGTGGAATCGGGCGCAGGCGTTTTAATAACGCAAAGCGGTGGCCGTTATCCCGTTCAAGCCGGCGATGCGTTTCTGCTCCTGCCGGAAGAACCGGCGGTTTACGGTCCGGACCGGACCTGGTTCAGCCGCTGGATTCTCTGGAACGGTCCGCTGGCGACGACACAGCTTGACATTGCCGGGCTCGGTTGCCGCGGGCCGGTGCTTCATCGTGCGGCCGAAATCGTGCGCCCGTCATTTTATGAGTTGCTGCGGCTGATGGATATTGAGGACCGGGCCGCGGCGCTGGAGCGGCAGGCCGTGATCCTGAACATGCTGGCGGGGTTATTTCGTCTCCAATCCGCCGGGAATTTTAAGGCGTCCGGCCCCGGCTTGGAAGCCGCGATCGGACATATTCGGCGCCGCTTGGGGGCCCGGCTGACGGTCGGCGAACTGGCCGCGGTCAGCCGTTTGAGCGTGCCGCACTTCCGGAGAATGTTCCGCCGGCACACCGGCCGCAGTCCCGTGGAATTCATCATGGCCGCGCGCATTTCCCGCGCCAAGGATTTGCTGCTGCGGGGCGCTTCCATCAAGGAGGCCGCCGAAGAGACCGGGTTCGCCGACCAGTTTTATTTCATGCGCGTATTCCGGAATGTTGCCGGACAGACCGCGGGAGAATTTATCCGGGGGATGCCGCGCGCGCCGGCGCGCCAAGGCGGGGGCGGGTTATAA
- a CDS encoding DEAD/DEAH box helicase, translated as MTHSQINFRGLGIEPGLLNALDEHKFITPTPIQYKAIPIAIEGKDLIGIAQTGTGKTLAFGIPMVQRLGQKPGQRGLVLVPTRELAMQVNDALVKITPVYKLKTTVVIGGASMHEQLLRLKQNPQIIIATPGRLNDHIEHHRLRLDDVGVLVLDEADRMLDMGFLPQIERILKTIPRARQTMLFSATIPPSIVKIASRHMQMPVQTEIAPSGTAAELVSQELFVTRRELKGNLLNELLKQYSGSVLLFVRTKRSAARVARLLENKGHSVAEIHADRSLGQRKDALRGFKSGQYRILVATDIAARGIDVAGIELVINYDLPDDPENYVHRIGRTGRAGKTGHAITLAMPDQKQDVLRIEKIIRASIPLSTHPDMPAEKFYPPPKVMTRSFRPSRRRWRR; from the coding sequence ATGACACATTCCCAGATTAATTTCCGCGGGCTCGGCATAGAACCCGGGCTGTTAAATGCCCTTGACGAGCATAAATTTATTACGCCGACCCCGATTCAATACAAGGCCATTCCCATCGCCATTGAGGGAAAGGACCTTATCGGCATCGCCCAGACCGGCACCGGCAAGACGCTCGCCTTCGGCATTCCCATGGTTCAGCGCCTGGGGCAAAAACCGGGTCAACGCGGACTGGTGCTGGTGCCGACCCGCGAATTGGCCATGCAAGTCAATGACGCCCTGGTAAAAATCACGCCGGTCTATAAACTAAAAACCACCGTCGTCATCGGCGGGGCTTCCATGCACGAACAACTTCTCCGGCTTAAACAAAATCCCCAGATAATCATCGCCACGCCCGGCCGGCTGAACGACCATATTGAACATCACCGTCTGCGGCTGGACGATGTCGGCGTCCTCGTGCTGGATGAGGCCGACCGAATGCTGGACATGGGGTTTCTACCGCAGATTGAGCGCATATTGAAAACTATTCCCCGCGCGCGGCAGACCATGCTTTTTTCGGCAACAATCCCGCCGAGCATAGTCAAGATCGCTTCGCGGCACATGCAAATGCCGGTCCAGACCGAAATCGCTCCCTCCGGCACGGCCGCAGAACTGGTTTCGCAGGAACTTTTCGTCACGCGGCGGGAATTGAAAGGAAATCTCCTGAACGAATTGCTGAAACAATATTCCGGTTCGGTGCTTTTATTTGTGCGGACAAAGCGGTCGGCCGCCAGGGTGGCGCGGCTGCTTGAAAACAAGGGGCACTCCGTCGCGGAAATTCACGCCGACCGGTCTTTAGGCCAGAGGAAGGACGCCTTGCGGGGCTTCAAATCCGGGCAATACCGCATTCTCGTGGCAACCGATATTGCCGCAAGGGGCATTGATGTGGCCGGGATTGAGCTTGTAATAAATTATGATTTGCCGGACGATCCCGAAAATTACGTCCACCGGATCGGACGCACCGGGCGGGCGGGCAAAACCGGCCATGCCATCACGCTGGCCATGCCTGACCAGAAACAGGATGTGCTCCGGATTGAAAAGATTATCCGCGCGAGCATCCCCTTGTCCACCCACCCGGACATGCCGGCGGAAAAATTTTATCCTCCGCCGAAGGTCATGACCCGCTCCTTCCGTCCTTCGCGCCGGCGCTGGCGGCGCTGA
- a CDS encoding 3-isopropylmalate dehydrogenase, giving the protein MAKQYKIAVIPGDGTGPEVIREGLKVLEAAASRFGFKLDFTHYDLGGARYLKTGETCPASVVQELRKSDAIYLGAIGHPDVKPGILEKGILLALRFELDQYINLRPVKLFPGVDCPLKGKGPEQIDYVVVRENSGGMYTGTGGIMMKGTPNEVAVQNMLYSRFQVERCLRYAFEYTRKRNKRKTLALSGKTNVLTYVFDLWERAFHEIGQKDYPEIKRDYYHVDATTMWMVKNPEWFDVIVTENLFGDIITDLGAMTQGGMGIAAGGNINPEGVSMFEPIGGSAPKYTGKNVINPLAAVCAGQMMLAELGEAKGADAIEQAVMFVTANKVKNLGAGKMGYSTSEVGDMVAEKVAG; this is encoded by the coding sequence ATGGCAAAACAATACAAGATTGCGGTGATTCCCGGCGACGGGACCGGGCCGGAAGTTATCAGGGAAGGATTGAAAGTCCTGGAGGCGGCCGCCTCTAGATTCGGATTCAAGCTTGATTTTACGCATTACGACCTGGGCGGCGCCCGTTACCTTAAAACGGGCGAAACCTGCCCGGCTTCGGTCGTCCAGGAACTGCGCAAATCTGACGCGATTTACCTCGGCGCGATCGGCCATCCCGACGTTAAGCCCGGCATCCTGGAAAAGGGAATTCTGCTGGCCCTCCGCTTTGAACTGGACCAGTATATTAATCTGCGGCCGGTCAAACTGTTTCCGGGGGTGGACTGCCCCCTCAAAGGCAAGGGGCCCGAACAGATTGATTACGTCGTTGTCCGCGAAAATTCGGGCGGAATGTATACCGGAACCGGCGGCATCATGATGAAAGGCACGCCCAACGAGGTGGCGGTGCAGAACATGTTGTATTCGCGCTTTCAGGTTGAACGCTGTTTGCGCTATGCCTTTGAATATACGCGCAAACGCAACAAGCGCAAGACCCTTGCCTTGAGCGGCAAAACCAATGTCTTGACTTATGTCTTTGACCTGTGGGAGCGCGCTTTCCATGAAATCGGGCAAAAAGACTATCCCGAGATCAAGCGCGATTATTACCATGTGGACGCCACTACCATGTGGATGGTTAAAAACCCGGAATGGTTTGACGTGATTGTCACGGAAAACCTTTTCGGCGATATAATCACGGACCTGGGCGCCATGACCCAGGGCGGCATGGGCATCGCCGCCGGCGGCAATATCAACCCCGAGGGGGTGAGCATGTTTGAGCCCATCGGCGGCTCGGCCCCAAAATACACCGGAAAAAATGTCATCAACCCCCTCGCGGCCGTTTGCGCCGGACAGATGATGCTGGCCGAGCTCGGCGAGGCAAAGGGCGCGGACGCCATTGAACAGGCGGTCATGTTCGTTACGGCCAACAAGGTGAAAAACCTCGGCGCCGGCAAGATGGGATATTCAACCAGCGAAGTGGGGGACATGGTGGCCGAAAAAGTCGCCGGTTGA
- a CDS encoding uroporphyrinogen decarboxylase family protein, protein MNERDRCLQTLLFKKPDMVPLTPGCGRESTIAAWRKQGLPADQANQYNEYAYRLAGGKLPWPQGGTNFSVNFMMIPQFEEKTIEENENSIIVQDWKGNVCEIDKKYSVEYLRSGRDFVTRRWLKCPVENRKDWEDMKKRYNANDPARLPPKAEELGRRLRGRDWFVEPNIYGPFWQLREWVGFEGLCMLFYDAPALAADMIAFWQEYIAGVLRQTFKYCIPDSIHISEDMAYKNFSMISPEMARKFMLPTWKRWGEIIRGAGVPVYACDSDGYVGELIPLWIEAGINVCDPMEVAAGNDIAALRKQFGKNMAFRGGVDKRAMARGGRVIEAEIERLRPVIEDDGYIPGCDHGVPPDVSWPDYVNYVRLLAKATGWL, encoded by the coding sequence ATGAACGAACGCGACCGATGCCTGCAAACGTTGTTGTTTAAAAAACCCGACATGGTCCCACTGACGCCGGGTTGCGGACGGGAATCAACAATTGCCGCCTGGCGGAAACAGGGATTGCCCGCGGACCAGGCCAATCAATACAACGAATACGCCTACCGCCTGGCGGGGGGAAAACTGCCCTGGCCGCAGGGCGGAACAAATTTTTCTGTCAATTTTATGATGATCCCGCAGTTTGAGGAAAAAACCATTGAGGAGAATGAAAATTCCATAATCGTTCAGGACTGGAAAGGCAACGTCTGCGAGATTGACAAGAAATATTCCGTGGAATATCTGCGCAGCGGCAGGGATTTTGTGACCCGGCGCTGGCTCAAATGCCCGGTGGAAAACCGCAAGGACTGGGAAGACATGAAAAAACGTTATAATGCGAATGACCCGGCGCGGCTGCCGCCGAAAGCCGAAGAACTCGGCCGGCGGTTGCGCGGGCGCGACTGGTTTGTTGAGCCGAACATTTACGGCCCTTTCTGGCAGTTGCGCGAATGGGTTGGATTTGAAGGGCTCTGCATGCTGTTTTACGACGCCCCCGCCCTGGCCGCCGATATGATCGCCTTCTGGCAGGAATATATCGCCGGGGTGCTCAGGCAAACTTTCAAATATTGCATCCCGGACAGCATCCACATCTCCGAAGACATGGCTTACAAGAATTTTTCCATGATTTCCCCGGAAATGGCCAGAAAATTCATGTTGCCGACCTGGAAGCGCTGGGGCGAGATCATTCGCGGCGCGGGCGTGCCGGTCTACGCCTGCGATTCCGACGGCTACGTCGGCGAACTGATCCCGCTCTGGATTGAAGCTGGCATCAATGTCTGCGACCCCATGGAAGTTGCGGCCGGCAACGACATTGCCGCGCTCCGCAAGCAATTCGGGAAAAACATGGCTTTCCGCGGAGGAGTGGACAAGCGCGCCATGGCCAGGGGCGGCCGCGTGATAGAAGCGGAAATAGAAAGACTGCGCCCCGTGATTGAAGACGACGGCTATATCCCCGGCTGCGACCACGGCGTCCCGCCGGACGTTTCCTGGCCCGATTACGTCAATTACGTGCGTTTGCTGGCCAAAGCCACGGGCTGGTTGTAA